A stretch of Mycobacterium sp. ITM-2016-00316 DNA encodes these proteins:
- a CDS encoding DUF4126 domain-containing protein: protein MELLTGFGLATAAGLNAYIPLLALGLLSRYTELVSLPVGWAWLENGWVMLIVGVLLAVEIVADKIPALDSVNDAIQTFVRPTAGGIVFGSGTAAQTAAVADPGAFASSGQWIGVVIGIVTALIVSLTKSAVRPVANIGSAGMAAPVLSTAEDITSVGLVFVSLLLPLLVLVALAAVAFAVFGVWRWRRRRHTDPAIR, encoded by the coding sequence ATGGAGTTGCTGACCGGTTTCGGGCTGGCCACCGCGGCGGGGCTGAACGCCTACATTCCGCTGCTGGCGCTGGGACTGTTGTCGCGATACACCGAGTTGGTGTCGCTGCCCGTGGGCTGGGCCTGGCTGGAGAACGGCTGGGTGATGCTGATCGTCGGAGTGCTGCTGGCCGTCGAGATCGTTGCCGACAAGATTCCGGCGCTGGACTCGGTGAACGACGCCATCCAGACGTTCGTGCGGCCGACCGCCGGTGGCATCGTGTTCGGGTCCGGCACCGCCGCGCAGACCGCCGCGGTCGCCGACCCGGGCGCATTCGCCTCATCGGGTCAGTGGATCGGCGTCGTCATCGGCATCGTCACCGCGCTGATCGTCTCGTTGACCAAATCGGCGGTGCGCCCCGTCGCCAACATCGGGTCGGCGGGGATGGCGGCCCCGGTATTGAGCACCGCCGAGGACATCACCAGTGTGGGACTGGTCTTCGTGTCACTGCTGTTGCCGCTGCTGGTCCTGGTCGCACTGGCGGCCGTCGCGTTCGCGGTGTTCGGAGTGTGGCGGTGGCGACGGCGTCGTCACAC